In the Romeriopsis navalis LEGE 11480 genome, one interval contains:
- a CDS encoding DUF4870 domain-containing protein — protein MLPEEIQKLQNLREQGALSDEEFEEAKGRLMANDRMGKSDSLMGLDLNNYRALMHASQYAGFIVPFAGLVAPIVLWAMAKDDYPEVDTEGKYILNWMISALIYSVVSGILCLFLIGIPMLIAVIFMGLIFPLLGTLKATKGESYEYPLTIKFLS, from the coding sequence ATGCTGCCCGAAGAAATTCAAAAACTGCAAAATCTCCGTGAGCAAGGAGCGCTTTCAGACGAAGAGTTTGAAGAGGCGAAAGGTCGCTTGATGGCGAACGATCGGATGGGCAAATCCGATAGCCTCATGGGACTGGATCTAAATAACTACCGGGCGCTGATGCATGCCAGTCAGTATGCTGGTTTTATTGTGCCGTTCGCTGGTTTGGTGGCCCCGATCGTCCTTTGGGCGATGGCGAAAGATGATTATCCAGAAGTTGATACGGAAGGGAAATATATTCTCAACTGGATGATTTCGGCGCTAATCTACAGTGTTGTTTCCGGTATTCTTTGTCTCTTTTTGATTGGTATTCCCATGCTGATTGCCGTCATATTTATGGGACTGATCTTCCCATTGCTCGGCACATTGAAAGCGACTAAAGGGGAATCTTACGAATATCCTTTGACAATTAAGTTTCTATCGTAG
- a CDS encoding DUF4870 domain-containing protein — protein MLPDELQKLYDLYEQGAISEAEYSEIKQRLMKHDVAQKPDGLLGFDVKGYKALLHASQYIGHVAPIVGLVVPIILWSHARHLHPEVDTEGKHVMNWIISEIVYIVMFLLLGFGVLIFGVVAAAAFKRALGPLASLAVMSGYGIIYAGIGLIALAGTIFPLIGVLRVMDGKSFKYPLAIRFLK, from the coding sequence ATGCTTCCGGACGAATTACAAAAGCTATATGACCTGTACGAGCAGGGCGCGATCTCGGAAGCCGAGTATAGCGAGATTAAGCAACGGCTGATGAAGCATGATGTCGCTCAGAAGCCGGATGGGTTGCTGGGATTTGATGTGAAGGGGTATAAGGCACTCCTACATGCCAGCCAGTACATTGGGCATGTGGCTCCGATCGTTGGTTTGGTTGTGCCGATTATCCTGTGGTCCCATGCGCGGCATCTGCACCCGGAAGTGGATACGGAAGGGAAGCATGTGATGAATTGGATTATTTCGGAAATTGTTTATATTGTGATGTTTTTGCTGCTGGGCTTCGGGGTGCTGATCTTCGGCGTAGTTGCGGCAGCGGCATTTAAGCGGGCGCTGGGACCACTGGCTTCACTGGCGGTGATGTCGGGTTATGGGATTATTTATGCCGGTATCGGTTTGATCGCGCTGGCTGGGACAATCTTTCCATTAATTGGCGTGTTGCGTGTGATGGATGGTAAGTCGTTTAAGTATCCATTAGCGATACGGTTTTTGAAGTAG
- a CDS encoding MFS transporter, protein MSDRSAISQPVLIQAVGRGLYQLGSAILLFYMPIVFVNYAGLTATQVGLAVGGGSIAGFIGNFVGGAMTDSAQLGRKGTLIGASLLSITAALITAFAPTLPLLLVANVFFGVGTGLYWTAADAAVMDVTTSEERQSAFSILAVLDNIGLGLGTLGGAWLLKTIHPENRMFTIAAAVFGLMLLLFTIGVRETRDLATEHESVDGLTGWKTAVTDSRLITYLIVNTLFITYIALVNSNLPLYLINFQHIAEGSVSNLFTFGYVGLGALLQVPVIKLISSFSYIKSLMISTAIWGLGFTLLALWHPIDGALIAALTTLIVFAIATVIYKPTSAAWIAELSPPSLRGAYTAIAYQCWAIGYFIGPIFGGWALDQPANITHTFWLMVGSSSIVGLIVLQILNQRQTKAIAAMEAE, encoded by the coding sequence ATGTCCGATCGTTCTGCCATTTCCCAACCGGTCCTGATTCAAGCCGTGGGACGCGGACTCTACCAACTGGGTTCGGCAATTCTGCTGTTCTATATGCCGATCGTCTTTGTGAATTATGCGGGCTTGACGGCAACCCAGGTGGGACTCGCCGTGGGAGGTGGCTCGATCGCTGGCTTTATCGGCAACTTTGTCGGCGGCGCAATGACGGATTCAGCGCAATTGGGTCGCAAAGGCACGCTCATCGGGGCATCCCTACTTTCAATCACGGCAGCGTTAATTACTGCATTCGCACCAACGTTGCCGTTATTGCTCGTTGCGAATGTTTTCTTCGGTGTGGGCACCGGGTTATATTGGACCGCTGCCGATGCTGCGGTCATGGATGTGACAACCTCAGAAGAACGTCAGTCCGCCTTTTCCATCTTGGCGGTGCTTGATAATATCGGACTCGGACTCGGCACGTTAGGCGGCGCATGGTTGCTGAAGACGATTCATCCCGAGAATCGGATGTTTACGATCGCCGCTGCCGTATTTGGGCTGATGCTATTGCTCTTTACGATCGGGGTCAGGGAAACCCGCGACCTCGCGACAGAGCATGAAAGCGTTGATGGGCTCACCGGCTGGAAAACCGCTGTAACTGATTCGCGATTGATTACCTACCTCATCGTGAATACGCTGTTTATCACCTACATTGCCTTGGTGAATAGCAACCTACCGCTATACCTCATCAACTTCCAACACATCGCCGAAGGTAGCGTTTCTAACCTATTTACCTTTGGCTACGTCGGGCTTGGGGCTTTGCTCCAAGTGCCGGTGATCAAGCTGATTTCCAGCTTTAGCTATATCAAGTCATTAATGATTTCGACGGCGATTTGGGGGTTGGGCTTTACCCTGCTAGCGCTATGGCATCCGATCGATGGCGCGCTGATCGCTGCCCTCACAACCCTGATTGTCTTTGCCATCGCCACCGTCATTTATAAACCCACTTCTGCGGCCTGGATTGCCGAACTATCGCCACCATCCTTGCGGGGTGCTTATACGGCGATCGCTTACCAATGCTGGGCGATCGGCTATTTTATCGGCCCCATCTTCGGTGGCTGGGCACTCGATCAACCGGCAAACATCACCCATACATTCTGGCTCATGGTGGGGAGCAGCAGTATCGTCGGGCTAATCGTGCTCCAAATTCTCAATCAACGTCAAACAAAAGCGATCGCGGCTATGGAAGCGGAGTAG